Within Candidatus Rokuibacteriota bacterium, the genomic segment CCATCGGTCACCAGCGTTGCCCGTCCGCGATAGACGGTGATCCATCCGATAGCGACCAGGGTGGCACCGGTCACGACGAGACCGGTGCTGACGAGCATCACCAAGTAGACGCCCTGGCGGAGCGGAAGCACACCCAGGCGGTCCAGGAGGAAGGCCCAGAGGTGGCTCTCCTGGAAGCCGAAGTCCTGGGGACGAAGACCCAGCACCGGGGCGAGCAGGTAGAGCGTCAGCGGCAGCCCGAACATCTCGGTGAAGAGCGAGATCAGGAACGCCGTGTAGAGCCCGGCATTCCCCCATTCCACCCGCCGTCTCGGCAGCGTGAACGTGAGCAGGAAGAACGTGAAGAGGCCGGAGATGACGAGAACGAGCTGCCAGTCCCCGTACCAGAGCTCGAAGGGGACGCTTCCCGGCACGTGGCGCACCGCGTTCAAGAAGAGCCAGAAGCCCCAGTCGAGAACGAGGAAAACCAGGACCCAACGCAGGATCCGCCAGAGCGCCCCGATTCGTTCCATCGGTCCTCCCCTGTCTCAGGCCGCGCGCTTGGTGTCGCGTAGCGCACGGAGGATCATCCCGAAGTTCTCTCCGAAG encodes:
- a CDS encoding isoprenylcysteine carboxylmethyltransferase family protein, with product MERIGALWRILRWVLVFLVLDWGFWLFLNAVRHVPGSVPFELWYGDWQLVLVISGLFTFFLLTFTLPRRRVEWGNAGLYTAFLISLFTEMFGLPLTLYLLAPVLGLRPQDFGFQESHLWAFLLDRLGVLPLRQGVYLVMLVSTGLVVTGATLVAIGWITVYRGRATLVTDGIYGFIRHPQYLGLILVILGFNIQWPTLLTLLMAPVLIVMYVRLAWEEEEELATFFGEAFLDYAAQTPAFIPWGRGQAARTPAEPLSERTPGVLKPSGVEDTDEGTAVGSGAE